One segment of Pyricularia oryzae 70-15 chromosome 3, whole genome shotgun sequence DNA contains the following:
- a CDS encoding kinesin-II 95 kDa subunit: MSVRVVARIRPLLEKELEKDIIVRPHGQEGKQPNVVKIPSPKNPSEEFSFTFNSVYDLETSQETLFTSEVAPHVKSLFQGLDVTIFAYGVTGTGKTHTMRGGLRLAERGVIPRLLSAVFRRGKKIMKDSDGETTVDVALSYYEIYNDKVFDLLEPPEKRTPSGLPLREANNKTYVVGLSERQCVDLKDFENLYIEANNNRVTAATKLNAHSSRSHAILRVKVTQTTGDTVKESTASAIDLAGSEDNRRTDNGKERLVESAAINKSLFVLSQCVDAISRGEKRIPYRESKMTRILSLGQNNGITIMILNLSPMRAYHLDTLSSLNVSSRAKRIEVREIENEVVYKQFPRTNSGGPALGRQPLRPLANAHNTAAISKPGSTSAADKPEKEKPTKLFSVYKSPAPAKPPKPAALALTKPTTANMSMPRAKAAPVSPTKRKPENTESNLSIPRPSKLIRPTQIVPRQLLASTVPSFPSMTAEQIEAMVERKVAEVLAARAAAETQAAPAEPPKEISEAVQKRLDELERKIADSNRDDDGPQGLRLILQARQCKEQGDEEGALHAYEEALRFFPGQAKLLRKIQKQKTILGIVDDEEPQARVKPARATSTDSDFHGTDGDVDDDGDSLAEEKTARAPRKKKQPRRALASDAECPEHLTPRKKQLLDIVNSRNTELIMSLTGFGAKKARDLVENLALLAVDGDSAPQISSLAELRAVPGMGGRTVDRAYEGLASETVTA, translated from the exons ATGTCGGTTCGCGTCGTGGCCAGGATAAGACCTCTCCTCGAGAAGGAGCTCGAGAAGGATATCATCGTTCGACCTCACGGACAAGAAGGGAAACAACCGAATGTCGTCAAGATCCCGAGCCCGAAGAATCCATCCGAGGAGTTTTCTTTCACCTTCAACAGCGTCTACGATCTGGAGACTTCACAGGAGACTCTGTTTACATCCGAGG TTGCTCCTCACGTCAAATCCCTCTTCCAAGGTCTCGATGTCACGATTTTCGCGTATGGCGTCACCGGCACCGGAAAGACGCACACGATGCGCGGTGGCCTTCGACTGGCAGAACGCGGCGTGATCCCTCGTCTGTTGTCAGCCGTGTTCCGCCGCGGCAAGAAGATTATGAAGGACTCGGACGGCGAAACTACGGTTGACGTGGCGCTGTCATACTACGAAATTTACAACGACAAGGTCTTTGACTTGCTCGAGCCCCCAGAGAAGCGAACCCCGTCAGGCTTGCCTCTGCGCGAGGCCAACAACAAAACCTACGTCGTTGGCTTGTCTGAGCGTCAATGCGTTGACCTCAAGGACTTTGAAAACCTCTACATCGAGGCAAACAACAATCGTGTCACGGCAGCTACTAAATTGAACGCTCATAGCAGTCGCAGTCATGCTATTCTTCGCGTCAAGGTCACCCAAACCACTGGGGACACGGTCAAGGAGAGCACAGCCTCTGCCATCGATCTTGCCGGATCAGAAGACAACCGGCGCACAGACAATGGCAAGGAGCGCCTGGTGGAATCTGCGGCAATCAACAAGAGTCTGTTTGTTCTTTCGCAGTGTGTCGACGCCATATCTCGTGGCGAGAAGCGCATCCCGTACCGAGAATCCAAGATGACACGTATTTTGTCCTTGGGACAGAACAACGGCATCACCATCATGATCCTCAACCTTTCGCCCATGCGTGCGTATCATCTCGATACTCTTAGCAGTCTGAATGTCAGCTCGCGTGCCAAACGAATCGAGGTCCGTGAGATCGAGAACGAGGTTGTCTACAAGCAGTTCCCTCGTACCAACTCTGGTGGCCCTGCCCTAGGGAGGCAGCCTTTGCGACCACTTGCCAATGCCCACAACACGGCCGCCATCTCCAAGCCCGGCTCTACCTCTGCTGCCGACAAGCCAGAGAAGGAGAAGCCTACAAAATTGTTTAGCGTCTACAAAAGCCCAGCGCCTGCAAAGCCTCCCAAGCCCGCCGCGCTCGCCTTGACCAAGCCCACCACAGCCAACATGTCGATGCCTCGCGCGAAAGCAGCGCCTGTCAGCCCGACGAAGCGCAAGCCCGAAAATACGGAATCGAACCTCAGCATCCCGCGCCCTTCAAAGCTGATTCGCCCTACTCAGATTGTCCCGAGGCAGCTGCTTGCCTCGACAGTGCCATCGTTTCCGTCAATGACCGCAGAGCAGATTGAGGCCATGGTTGAGCGCAAGGTCGCCGAGGTTCTCGCTGCGCGTGCGGCTGCCGAAACGCAAGCCGCACCTGCAGAACCTCCCAAGGAGATCAGCGAGGCCGTTCAGAAACGACTGGACGAACTGGAGAGGAAAATTGCCGACAGCAACCGTGACGACGATGGGCCCCAGGGTCTTCGCCTCATCTTGCAGGCTCGCCAATGCAAGGAACAAGGCGATGAGGAGGGTGCCCTCCACGCTTACGAGGAGGCATTGCGCTTCTTCCCAGGGCAGGCCAAGCTTCTCCGCAAGATCCAGAAGCAAAAGACGATCCTAGGCATTGTGGACGATGAAGAACCGCAGGCGCGCGTAAAACCCGCCCGCGCGACAAGCACGGATAGCGATTTTCACGGTACCGACGGGGACGTGGACGACGATGGCGACAGCCTCGCAGAGGAAAAGACGGCGCGCGCGCCACGCAAAAAGAAGCAGCCCCGTAGGGCTTTGGCGTCTGATGCTGAATGCCCGGAGCATCTTACTCCTCGCAAGAAGCAGCTCCTCGACATTGTCAACTCGCGCAACACCGAGTTGATCATGAGCCTGACAGGGTTCGGAGCCAAGAAGGCGCGCGATTTGGTCGAGAACCTTGCGCTGCTTGCCGTGGATGGTGACAGCGCACCGCAGATTAGCAGCTTGGCGGAGCTGCGGGCAGTCCCTGGAATGGGTGGGCGAACCGTGGACAGGGCCTACGAGGGGCTTGCATCCGAGACTGTCACGGCGTAA